The genomic segment GCCTTCGCTGCAAGAGCCAGATGGAAACGGGCTTCATCGTCGACCACGGTCACGCCAACGCCACCCAGGAACAGGAGTGGGTGGAGGGCGAAGTGGTGAAGTCGTTCTGGCGCGGGATTCACACCAAGGGACGTGACGTGCACAAGGTGATCACGTACCGGTGCCCGCGATGCGGGTATCTGGAATCGTACGCGAACGCGGCGGAGTGACGTGAGCAGGTGAGGGTCTCCAGGGCCCTCACCCGCTCAACCCTCTACTTCGGGGCCCGCGTAAACAGCACGTAGTCCGCGATGGCCGCGTGCTCCTTGCCGTTGGCTTTCGACAAGTCCGCAATCGGCACGCCGGTCAACACGACGGTTCGGGCATTCGGCATGCGACGTATTACGCGTGCCGCAGTACCCAGTCCCGCGTCACTGTGAAACGCGCCGTCTACCTGATACACGAGGCGACCGGGCCATTTGGCCATCGCGTTGGCGATGGACTCTCCCATGGTCTCATCCTTGACGCACTGCGCCTCGTAGAACAGGTCGGTCATCTTCGCCATCGCGGTCGCGTCACCCGCCGTCGGCGGACCGCCACCGGCGCTGTGGCCCGTCATGGTCTGGGCGAACTTCGTGTAGTACGCGTCCTTGGGGCACTGGTTTTCGACCGCCGCGTACCCGCGTTCGACCTTCGACATGGTGTCGAGCGCCGCAAGTCCCTTTTTGCCCACCGCGCTGGCAATGCGACGCGGCACGTTGCCAGCGATCACGGGCCAGCCGTGCACGCGCGACAGCTCCACCATCGGGCGATAGTCGGTGGTGTAGCGATCCCACGGACGGGACCCATCGAGAAAGTTCTTTTCCGAAATGGTGCCCGCGAGATACTGATCGAGCAACGGCTGCACGTCGCGTTCAAACATCTCCAGCGTGAGGATCACCTCGCCCCGACGCGAACCGATGGCCGCCAGCACGGCGGCCTCGGCCGAATGCGTGGCCGGATCGTCGTGCTGCTCACCGAAGAACACCACGTCGGACTTGGCCGCGGCATCGATGAGTTGATCGAAGCTGATGAACCGCGCCGCCTTGGTGTCGTACACGCGCAGCGCGGCGGGCGACGATGGAGAGGCAGCCGTGGCCGCAGGCGCGCGGCCAGCGGACGCGCAGGCCGTGGTGAAGGCCAACGTCGCGGCAAGCGCGAGTTGTGTGAAGCGGGCGGTAGGCATCGCGCGATGTGGAGAGCGGGGGGAGGAACGAAAACAGTCCAGTCAAAGCTGCAACGGCAGCACCGGCGGCACAATCCGACCTCTGAACCGGTGCAGGCCGCGCGTGGTGGCCATGACCAGCAGGTCGAGCGCACAGTAGAACGCGCCAGCCGCCACCGGCGGATTGAGCGTCACCATGCCGGTGCGACCGACCCGCGCGTTCCAGTGCCAATTGCCCAGCCAGGTGCCGTACAGTTCCATCGCCAGCGCCAGCACGAACATGGTGGCATACAGCTTGCGATCCCGGCCAAAGAACATGCTGGCCAGGAACACGGCCACCAGGAGTGCACTGAACGTATCACGACCACTGAGCGCGAGCGCGCCGACGACAATTGCTGCGGCGATCGCGACGACCCGGGCCAGCGAATCGGCAACGCGCGGCGCGATGGAGAGCCCCAACAGAAACAGCATCACGTGCCCGGGTGGTACGAACAGCGGCAGGTTGCCCAGCCGATAGTCGTATACGCGCCAGACCAGCGACAACAGCACCTCGCCGACGCTCGCGTAGGCGAGGCACAGCAACATCATCAGGCGTCCGGCGCCGTCCACACTGCGCAGCATCCACAGAAACGCGACGAACGTCGCCGCGACGACCAGCGGTTGTCCCCAACGACCACCGTCTTGGTCGATCAACAACCCGAGGCCGATAAGGACCGGAACCAGCCAGAGGATGCGCCGCGTCGGGAGGCGGGGCACTCCTACTTTTTGCCCGCCGTGAGATACTCCACCGCCAGTCCCGCCATCGCTTTCACACCCGTCGGCAGCGCCGCCTCATCCACGAAGAACAACGGCGAGTGATTGGACGGCACCGTGCGCCAGTCCTGACTTTTTGGTGTCACGCCCAGATTGAAGAACAGCCCCGGCACGCGATCCTGATAGAACGAAAAATCTTCTGACGCGGTCCACAACCCGGGAACAATCAGCCCGGCCGAACCGGCGGCCCACTGCAGTGTG from the Gemmatimonadaceae bacterium genome contains:
- a CDS encoding ChaN family lipoprotein, translated to MPTARFTQLALAATLAFTTACASAGRAPAATAASPSSPAALRVYDTKAARFISFDQLIDAAAKSDVVFFGEQHDDPATHSAEAAVLAAIGSRRGEVILTLEMFERDVQPLLDQYLAGTISEKNFLDGSRPWDRYTTDYRPMVELSRVHGWPVIAGNVPRRIASAVGKKGLAALDTMSKVERGYAAVENQCPKDAYYTKFAQTMTGHSAGGGPPTAGDATAMAKMTDLFYEAQCVKDETMGESIANAMAKWPGRLVYQVDGAFHSDAGLGTAARVIRRMPNARTVVLTGVPIADLSKANGKEHAAIADYVLFTRAPK